The Algoriphagus halophilus sequence AAGAGTTACTTCATGTTCGATTAACTTAGGTATTTGGTAAATAGTTCGGACATTTTCGCTCCTTTTAATAAATTGAAAGATACCTTTGTCGTTTAAATGTACCCATGGGAATCAGTAAACTTACCACAGATAAAGTAAAAGAAAGAGTAGACATCGTTGAGGTGGTAGGGGATTATGTGCCTTTGAAAAAGAAAGGCCAGAATATGTGGGCTTGCTGCCCTTTCCATAATGAAAAGAGTCCCTCTTTCTCGATTTCTCCCGCTAAGCAGATTTATAAATGCTTTGGTTGTGGAAAAGCAGGAGATCCCATTCAGTTTGTGATGGATATAGAGGGAGTTGGGTTTACAGAGGCGATCCGGCACCTGGCAGGAAAATACGGGATTGAGGTAGAGGAAGATCAAGAGCGGACCCCTGAGCAGGATCAAGCTCAAAGCGAACGCGAAAGCCTGTATATCGCTTTGGGTTTTGCAAGAGATTTTTTTGTGAAAAACCTCCAAACGCCGGAAGGAAAATCCATAGGTCTTAGCTATTTCAAAGAAAGGGGATTCTCCCCAGCGATCATTGAGAAATTTGATCTAGGCTATGCCTTAGATGGTTGGGACCATTTGTTGAAGGCTGCTAAATCTGCTGGGTTCCAGGAAGAGATTTTACTGAAAGCTGGGCTTATCCTTCAAAAAGAGGGAGACGCCAGTAGGGTATATGACCGATTTAGGGGGAGGGTAACATTCACCATTCACAATATCGGGGGGAAACCCATTGGTTTTGGAGCCAGAATTCTCACAAAGGATAAAAACCAGCCTAAATACATTAATTCACCTGAAACTGCGGTTTACCATAAAAGTGATGTGCTATATGGCATGTTTCAGGCAAAGAAGGCCATTCGGGAAAAGGACAATTGCTATTTGGTAGAAGGCTATACAGATGTGGTATCTCTTCATCTTTCAGGGATAGAGAATGTGGTGGCTTCCTCTGGAACTTCCTTGACGGACGGACAAATCAAACTCATCAAGCGATTTACAGATCAAGTGACGGTTCTCTATGATGGAGATTCTGCTGGGATCAAAGCTTCTCTCCGAGGGATTGATCTTCTTTTGGAAGGAGGATTAAATGTGAAAGCGGTGGTGTTCCCGGATGGGGAAGATCCAGATAGTTATTCAAGAAAAGTGGGAAGCCAGGCATTCCAAGACTATTTGGCGCAAAATTCACGTGATTTTATCGGTTTTAAAATAGGCTTGTATAAAGACGAGTTTGTAAAAAATCCAATTCGGAAAGCAGAAGTAATCCGTGAGGTGATCCAAAGTATAGGAAAAATACCTGATCCTATCATAAGGTCCGTATATGCGAAAGAAGCGGCAACTTTATTGGAAGTTGAAGAAGATGTAATTCATACGGAGTTAAATAAGTCCTTATTAAAAACTCAAAAGGACCATTACAATCAGCAACAAGATCCGCCTATACCTGAAACTGGGTTTGAAGAATTTCTACCTACGGAAGAGAGAACTCCTTTTTCTGATATTTTAAAAGTTCAGGAGCGGGAAATGGTCCGACTACTCATTAATTATGGATGGGAAACTCTGGATCAGGAAGAGCTTCATCTGTGCGATTATTTACTGGCAGAAACGCAGGATCTGGAGTTTGAAACACCTGTATATGAAAAGATACTATTGACCTATCGGCAGATTTTAAGGAGAGGGGAAGTGCCTTCTGTAGACCTTTTTATCAGGCAAAAGGATGAAGAAATGCGTCAGGAGATCATTGACTTGGTAACCCCAAGACATGAGGTTTCCAACCATTGGCATGAACGACATCAGATTTTTATCAATACTGAATCCGATAATCTGTCCCTGACTGGATTTAAATCCATCTTGAGGTTGAAGCGGAGGGTGGTTCAAAAAATGATGGAAGAGGCGAAGCAAAAGATAAAATCAGCCGAATCAGACCAGGAAGCAGATGTGAAAATAGATGAATTGCAAAAAATCTATTTTGAGTTAAAAAAGGTTCAGTTAGAAATAGATAAAGAACTTGGAATTGTCATTGGGTAAAACCAAACTTTCTTTGGTTGCAACCTGTTTTGTTAGGAAAGCGTGTAAATTTGCAGTTCCGATATGAATTCAAACCCAAATCTTGTGGAAAATTATCAATTAGATCCCATTGAAGATGCGATCGAAGCAATCAAAAATGGTGAAGTAATCATTGTCGTTGATGATGAGGATAGAGAGAATGAAGGAGACTTTGTATGTGCTGCAGAAAAGATTACTCCAGAGATCGTCAATTTTATGGCGACTCATGGACGAGGACTTATCTGTGCGCCTCTAATTGAAGATAGATGTGAAAAACTAGGCTTGGATATGATGGTGGGCCAAAACACAGCTGCATTTGAAACACCTTTCACTGTTTCAGTTGACTTAATAGGCCATGGATGTACCACAGGTATTTCAGCCTCAGACCGTGCAAAAACCATCAAGGCATTGGTAGATGATAGCATTGATCCAAATGAATTAGGAAAGCCGGGTCATATTTTCCCATTGAAAGCTAAGCGAGGCGGAGTATTAAGAAGGGCAGGTCATACCGAGGCCGCTATTGATTTTGCGAGGTTAGCCGGTTTTTCTCCTGCTGGTGTGCTGGTAGAAATCATGAATGAGGATGGGACCATGGCCAGGTTGAATGATTTGGTGAGCGTTGCCAAAAAATTTAATCTCAAACTTGTTTCAATCAAGGATTTGATTGCGTACCGATTGAAGAAAGAATCCTTAATCAAGCGGGAAATTGGAGTGGAGATGCCTACTGAATTCGGGCACTTCGATTTAATCGCATTCAAACAAACCAATACAGAGGAAATCCATATGGCCTTGATCAAAGGATCTTGGGAACCTGATGAACCAGTATTGGTCAGGGTACACTCTTCCTGTGTAACAGGTGATATTTTCGGTTCTTGTAGATGTGATTGTGGTCCACAATTGCATGCTGCCATGGATATGGTAGAAAAGGAAGGAAAAGGAGTGGTATTATACATGAATCAAGAGGGTAGAGGTATCGGTTTGATCAATAAGTTGAAGGCGTATAAGCTCCAAGAACAAGGAATGGATACAGTGCAGGCTAATTTGGCCTTAGGTCTTCCAATGGATAGCAGAGATTATGGTGTTGGAGCTCAAATATTGAGAGATTTGAATATTAGTAAAATCCGGCTGATTTCTAATAATCCCCAAAAAAGAGTGGGTTTGATTGGCTATGGGTTGGAAATTGTGGAGCAAGTGCCCATAGAAATATTACCAAATCCTCACAATGAGCGTTACCTACAAACCAAGAGAGATAAAATGGGACACAACATTTTAAAGTAAAAATGTTGTTAAATTAAGTTTCGAAAAGAAAGTAATTCTAACCCAAATTTTAGATTTACGTTAAATAAGGCATGACTACAACCATGAAAAAAGCAATCTTCACCCTGAGCTTAGTTTTCTTTGGCCTTGTGACTGTCATGGCTCAAAATCAATTTCCTTCCCAAGTTTGGCATAAAGGAAATATTTATGGGGCTGACGGGCAGACCTTTTCAGGACTTATCAAATACGATCTGGATAATAACCTCGTTCAACTAAAAAGCGAGAGCATTATAACTTTGACCGCATCCAATGTCTCAAACTTTGAAATATATGATGAGATTTTTGGAGGCGTTAGAACCTTTTATAGTCTCCCATTTAGTTTAAATGGAGATTATGAAACACCTATCTTCTTTGAAGTTCTTACGCAGGGTGATGACATCGCATTACTATGTAGAGAGTACATCGCAACAGATTCCAGAAGTATGGGGGCATATGGGGCGATGGGAATGAACCCATTTTGGGGACCTCAAACCATGACCGGATACCGATTAGCCTTTAATTATTATTTTTTCAAAAATGGTAGAATCCAAAAATACAACTTGAAGAAAAAAGAGTTGTATAATTACCTCACAGGTTATGATGATGAAATAGATTTGTTTATGAGAAAAAACAGATTGGAACATGACAAGAGAGGGGATTTATTAAGGATTACTGCCTATTACAACGAATTGAATAAAAACTAATGCCTAAGCCACTTATTCTTGTCTCAAATGATGACGGGATCACTTCCAAGGGAATACGAGTTTTAGTTTCTGTGATGAAAAGGTTGGGTGAAGTCGTGGTGGTAGCGCCAGACAGTCCCCAATCAGGTATGGGGCATGCCATTACCATAGGAGAGACACTGAGACTAACTGAGGAAGAGATCTTTGAAGATGTGAAAGCCTACAAATCCAGTGGTACGCCTGCTGACTGCGTGAAGCTGGCAAAGCATTATGTTTTAAAAGATAGAACTCCTGATTTGGTAGTAAGTGGGATCAATCACGGTTCAAATACCTCTATTTCAGTCTTATATTCAGGAACCATGTCAGCAGCTATTGAAGGGGCCTTAGAGGGACTTCCTTCCATCGGTTTTTCATTGTGCGATTACTCTTCTAATGCCGATTTTTCTCATGTGGAGGAATGGGTGGAAAAAATAGCCATACAGGTTTTGGAAAATGGAATCTCCAAAGGGGTAGCTTTAAATGTAAATTTCCCCCCTAAAAGGAATGAAGATATCAAAGGAATAAAAGTATGTAGGCAAGCGGATGCAAAGTGGCAAGAGGAGTTTGATGAGCGATATGATCCAAATGGCAGAAAGTACTTTTGGTTGGCGGGCAACTTCGTGAATTTTGATAAAGGAGAGGATAATGATGAGTGGGCTATTGCCAATAATTATGTATCCATTGTACCCTGCCAGTATGATTTAACTGCACACCATTCGATCAGCCAGATCAATAAAGAATGGGATTGGGATAAACTTTGATTTCTTTGAAAATCAAGGGGTTTAATGTATTTATTTAAGTGATTTTTTCAGAATTCTGATGGTAAAGTTCTGAGTTCTTTTATTTTTGGGCAGCGAAGAGATAGGAAAATTAAAAAATTGGGTAAAATTGACTAACACTTTATTTATTGAAGGATTAGGTCAAGATTGATAATTTCAGGCGTGAAAAGAAAGCTAGGCAATTTTTTGTTTTTTATAATGGTCCTCATACTATCGTTTGAGGGTAAAGCGCAATCATTAGTAAATGTTGATAGCTTAAAATCGGTATTAAATAATACGGAGGGGAAAGCTCGTGTCGAAACATTAAACTTGCTCGCAACCAATTTGAGAGAATCTGAACAGGAGTCCGCTTTTAATTATGCGTTAGAAGCAGAAGGATTAGCGCATTCTATTGGAGATATCTCAGGTGAAAGTCTGGCTAAGGAAAATATCGGATGGATATATTATAGAAGGGGTCAGTACCAAAAGTCCTTTGATTTCTCAAAAGATGCGTATGAGCTAGCCCTTCAGGTTGATAATATGAAAGTCGCAGCGAGGCTTCTTAATTCAATGGGGGCCTTGTATTACGAGCAGCAGAATTTTGATCTGGCAATTGAACAATTCAAAAAAGCATACTTGCTAAGTAAAAGGGAAGGTGACCTCTATACTCAGATCCGAAGTTTGAACAATGTGGCCTATAATTTCAGTCAGAAAAATGAACTGGATTCAGCGTTATATTATGCCAAATATGCCATCGAAGTTAATAGAAATGCAGGCTCACCTTACTTGACTGCATTCGCTAATCGTGTCATCGGTGATATTTATTATACTACCGGGAATTACGATAGTGCCGCTTCCATATTTGAAAATTCGCTCAATGAAGCAAGACTTCAACATGTGAAAACCACCGAAGCAAGTGTGACTCACAGACTGGGAGCAACGTATTTGAAACTAGGCAAATTAAGTGATGCAGAAAAAGTTTTGCTTGAAGGTGTCAAGGTTTCAGAAGAGAACAAGTTCTTGGATGAGTTGGCTAAAAACCATAAATATTTGGCGCAAGTCTATGAAGAAAAGGGAGATATAAGGAATGCCTATCGACACCAAAGTACCTACGTGGTTTTAAATGATTCTTTAGTGGATAAAGGCAACAGGGATAGAATTGCGCTCCTTCAAGGGATGTTCCAGGAGGATTTGGATAAATCCGAATTAAACCTACTAAAGGAGCAAAATGAAAATCAGGCGCAAAGATTAAAGTTAATCAGAAGAAATTATTACATCATTGCCATTGCCATTGTATTGATATTGGGTCTTTTGATATGGCTCTTCCTATTGAATAGAAACATTAAGAAATACAATGATTTCCTTTTGGAGCAGAAAAGAAAGATTAAGGATCAAAATATAGATCTAGAAGCTAAATCACTGCAGCTCGAAAAAATCAATGAAACCAAGAATAAACTGTTCTCTATTTTGGGACATGATTTAAAGGCTCCAATAGGACAAGTGAAGTCGGTAGTTGATTTATTGATTCAAGGAATGCTTACCAAGGAGGAATTTGAGGAGTTGCTGAAAGTACTCAATAAAGATATTAACTCGGTTCACTTTACCCTGAACAATACCTTAAAGTGGTCCATGGCCCAGATGGAAGGTTTTAAGCTTAAAAAAATGCCCTTCAACTTATATGATTTGGTAGCTTCTAACCTGACTTTAATCGAACCTCAGCTCAAAGAAAAGGAAATAGTAGTTTCTAATTTGATGCAAAAAGACCAGCTGGTATATGCAGATCAGGATTTGATGGAAGTGGTGGTGAGGAATATTTTAAACAATGCGGTAAAATTCTCAAAAAGGAATGGGACTGTGGAGATTACTACTTCACCGAAAGGTCAGTTCGTAAAATGGTGTGTACAAGACCATGGGATTGGTATTAAAGCATCCCAAATCAAAGAAATTTTAGGCAAGGACTACATAATCACCGATTCCCAAAAGGGAACTGAACAGGAAAAAGGCTCTGGACTTGGCCTTCAGCTGTGCAAGGAATTTGTCCGAATGAATGGGGGCGAAATTTACATCCAGAGCAAAGAGGGGGAAGGCACAAGAATTTGTTTAGACATCCCTCAGGGAGACTTAATCCAAGATTCGAACACCTCTGCTAAAAAGGAAATCTCTCAAGCTTAATTCCTTTTTCAATATCCCTAAGTCTACCATGTTTTGCATGGCCTTCAGTAGTTCCTGCTTAGAAACTTCTGCTTTGGTGGCCCATTGGGTTTGGGTTAACCATTGCTCCACATCTTCCGGATTCAATTCATAGTTGGTGGCAATTTCTGAAACAGTAGATTTCGATTGTTGAAGATGAGATGATTCTTTATATACCATATCTCTGAGTTGTAGAATGACATCTCCGAAGGCCTCCAAAGCTTTGTCGGATGCAACCATAACAAAACATGGCCAAGGGCTTGAAACTTCCCCAATTCTCTTTAATTCATGAGAATCCACCCATGGTTTGGTGGTATATTTTTCCCATAAAAACATTTCAGGCTTCTCGGGCACCATCGCTTCCAATGCTCCGGGTAGATTTCCAATAATGGAAAAGGATAGGCTTCCCTTCTCCCAATTTTCCCTTTTTGCCAAAACATAGGACATTAATTGGGAACCGGAACCCATTCTACTTATTAAAAAAGAAGGTTTTTGTATCTCCGATAATTGGTTAACTGGGGATTTACCATGAATATGTATTCCCCAAATCAAAGGAGACTTCACATGGAAGCCCACCATTTTTGCCGGACTACCATTTTCAAAATCTTGGAAAAAGCTTTCAGTTAGAACTAAGGCTACCTCTGTTTCCCCATTTCGGATGGCTTTGTTCATCTGACCAGATCCTCTGGATTCATCTGTCCATGTCACTTCAATTCCTTTGGAGGCAAATGGTTGTCTAGCGATTACATTTTTCCAAGGCAGATTAAAGTGTTCGGGGACTCCTGTGATTCTTAAGGTTTTCATGGGGATCAGAATTTGATTCGGTAAAAGTATAAAAGCCAACCCTAAAATTGATTCGACTCATCAAAAAATGGAAAATTTAATCAAGAGTGGCTTTCCCGTCTTGGATAAGAAGGTTACTAAGTCCTGCAAGGAATACTAATGACCCAACTAATAGCATGGTGTTAATGACAGCCTGCCCATAAATCAGTTTTCAAGAAAGTTGACTCCTCCTATCCATCTTGTATTTACTGCTAAAGAAGAAAAAATCAAAGCATGGTTCATGGAACCAGCCCTTTAGAGTTTATACTTCTCACGCATTCAAAACCGAATTTTCCTTCTTCTTTTTCAAAATGAAGCTTTAAACACTTTACTATTTGAAAGAAGGGATAGGGAAATCGCTGAATCTTCGGTCTATATGACAATTTAGATTTAGATGTAAGGGATATTATTGATGGTATTTATATCTTTGAGCCGATTGAAGATAAATAAGTGCTGGAAACACACTTTTTTAAGAAATAACCAAACCTAATTCAGATATGAAATTTAAACCTGGAGTAAAATACGGTGAAGAACTGAAAGATCTTTATGCTTACGCCAAAGAGAATGAGTTTGCAATGCCTGCTGTCAATGTAATTAACACCAATTCAGTGAATGCGGTGATGGAAACAGCAAAAAAGGTAAACTCACCTGTGATCATTCAATTTTCGAATGGTGGAGCTCAGTTTTTTGCGGGTAAAGGATTAAGCAACGATGGCCAAAAGGCAAGTATTGCCGGTGGAGTTTCCGGGGCTCATCACGTGCACCAAATGGCTGAGGCTTATGGGGTTCCTGTCATTTTGCATACAGATCACGCTGCGAAAAAATTATTGCCATGGATCGACGGGATGTTAGAAGCTGGAAAAGCATACTATGCTACCCATAAAAGACCGCTTTTCAGTTCACATATGCTTGACCTTTCGGAGGAGCCATTGGAAGAAAACGTTGAGATTTCTTGCAAGTACTTTAAAGAGTTTGCCAAGCTGGATATGGCTATTGAAATTGAATTGGGTGTGACTGGTGGAGAAGAGGACGGTGTGGATAATACCGACATAGATTCTTCAAAACTCTATACTCAACCAGAAGAAGTGGCTTATGCCTACGAAAACCTGAAGAAAATCGGAGATTTATTTACCATCGCTGCGGCATTTGGAAATGTTCACGGTGTCTACAAGCCTGGTAATGTGAGCTTAAAGCCTATTATCTTGAAGAATTCTCAGGATTTCATCAATGAGAAATATGGAACTACTGGTAAGCCATTGAATTTTGTGTTCCATGGTGGTTCTGGATCTTCTGTAGAAGAAATCAGAGAGGCTAACTCCTATGGTTCTATCAAAATGAATATCGATACCGATA is a genomic window containing:
- the dnaG gene encoding DNA primase, whose protein sequence is MGISKLTTDKVKERVDIVEVVGDYVPLKKKGQNMWACCPFHNEKSPSFSISPAKQIYKCFGCGKAGDPIQFVMDIEGVGFTEAIRHLAGKYGIEVEEDQERTPEQDQAQSERESLYIALGFARDFFVKNLQTPEGKSIGLSYFKERGFSPAIIEKFDLGYALDGWDHLLKAAKSAGFQEEILLKAGLILQKEGDASRVYDRFRGRVTFTIHNIGGKPIGFGARILTKDKNQPKYINSPETAVYHKSDVLYGMFQAKKAIREKDNCYLVEGYTDVVSLHLSGIENVVASSGTSLTDGQIKLIKRFTDQVTVLYDGDSAGIKASLRGIDLLLEGGLNVKAVVFPDGEDPDSYSRKVGSQAFQDYLAQNSRDFIGFKIGLYKDEFVKNPIRKAEVIREVIQSIGKIPDPIIRSVYAKEAATLLEVEEDVIHTELNKSLLKTQKDHYNQQQDPPIPETGFEEFLPTEERTPFSDILKVQEREMVRLLINYGWETLDQEELHLCDYLLAETQDLEFETPVYEKILLTYRQILRRGEVPSVDLFIRQKDEEMRQEIIDLVTPRHEVSNHWHERHQIFINTESDNLSLTGFKSILRLKRRVVQKMMEEAKQKIKSAESDQEADVKIDELQKIYFELKKVQLEIDKELGIVIG
- a CDS encoding bifunctional 3,4-dihydroxy-2-butanone-4-phosphate synthase/GTP cyclohydrolase II, translated to MNSNPNLVENYQLDPIEDAIEAIKNGEVIIVVDDEDRENEGDFVCAAEKITPEIVNFMATHGRGLICAPLIEDRCEKLGLDMMVGQNTAAFETPFTVSVDLIGHGCTTGISASDRAKTIKALVDDSIDPNELGKPGHIFPLKAKRGGVLRRAGHTEAAIDFARLAGFSPAGVLVEIMNEDGTMARLNDLVSVAKKFNLKLVSIKDLIAYRLKKESLIKREIGVEMPTEFGHFDLIAFKQTNTEEIHMALIKGSWEPDEPVLVRVHSSCVTGDIFGSCRCDCGPQLHAAMDMVEKEGKGVVLYMNQEGRGIGLINKLKAYKLQEQGMDTVQANLALGLPMDSRDYGVGAQILRDLNISKIRLISNNPQKRVGLIGYGLEIVEQVPIEILPNPHNERYLQTKRDKMGHNILK
- the surE gene encoding 5'/3'-nucleotidase SurE, producing MPKPLILVSNDDGITSKGIRVLVSVMKRLGEVVVVAPDSPQSGMGHAITIGETLRLTEEEIFEDVKAYKSSGTPADCVKLAKHYVLKDRTPDLVVSGINHGSNTSISVLYSGTMSAAIEGALEGLPSIGFSLCDYSSNADFSHVEEWVEKIAIQVLENGISKGVALNVNFPPKRNEDIKGIKVCRQADAKWQEEFDERYDPNGRKYFWLAGNFVNFDKGEDNDEWAIANNYVSIVPCQYDLTAHHSISQINKEWDWDKL
- a CDS encoding tetratricopeptide repeat-containing sensor histidine kinase, with the translated sequence MLATNLRESEQESAFNYALEAEGLAHSIGDISGESLAKENIGWIYYRRGQYQKSFDFSKDAYELALQVDNMKVAARLLNSMGALYYEQQNFDLAIEQFKKAYLLSKREGDLYTQIRSLNNVAYNFSQKNELDSALYYAKYAIEVNRNAGSPYLTAFANRVIGDIYYTTGNYDSAASIFENSLNEARLQHVKTTEASVTHRLGATYLKLGKLSDAEKVLLEGVKVSEENKFLDELAKNHKYLAQVYEEKGDIRNAYRHQSTYVVLNDSLVDKGNRDRIALLQGMFQEDLDKSELNLLKEQNENQAQRLKLIRRNYYIIAIAIVLILGLLIWLFLLNRNIKKYNDFLLEQKRKIKDQNIDLEAKSLQLEKINETKNKLFSILGHDLKAPIGQVKSVVDLLIQGMLTKEEFEELLKVLNKDINSVHFTLNNTLKWSMAQMEGFKLKKMPFNLYDLVASNLTLIEPQLKEKEIVVSNLMQKDQLVYADQDLMEVVVRNILNNAVKFSKRNGTVEITTSPKGQFVKWCVQDHGIGIKASQIKEILGKDYIITDSQKGTEQEKGSGLGLQLCKEFVRMNGGEIYIQSKEGEGTRICLDIPQGDLIQDSNTSAKKEISQA
- a CDS encoding type 2 periplasmic-binding domain-containing protein — protein: MKTLRITGVPEHFNLPWKNVIARQPFASKGIEVTWTDESRGSGQMNKAIRNGETEVALVLTESFFQDFENGSPAKMVGFHVKSPLIWGIHIHGKSPVNQLSEIQKPSFLISRMGSGSQLMSYVLAKRENWEKGSLSFSIIGNLPGALEAMVPEKPEMFLWEKYTTKPWVDSHELKRIGEVSSPWPCFVMVASDKALEAFGDVILQLRDMVYKESSHLQQSKSTVSEIATNYELNPEDVEQWLTQTQWATKAEVSKQELLKAMQNMVDLGILKKELSLRDFLFSRGVRILD
- the fbaA gene encoding class II fructose-bisphosphate aldolase — its product is MKFKPGVKYGEELKDLYAYAKENEFAMPAVNVINTNSVNAVMETAKKVNSPVIIQFSNGGAQFFAGKGLSNDGQKASIAGGVSGAHHVHQMAEAYGVPVILHTDHAAKKLLPWIDGMLEAGKAYYATHKRPLFSSHMLDLSEEPLEENVEISCKYFKEFAKLDMAIEIELGVTGGEEDGVDNTDIDSSKLYTQPEEVAYAYENLKKIGDLFTIAAAFGNVHGVYKPGNVSLKPIILKNSQDFINEKYGTTGKPLNFVFHGGSGSSVEEIREANSYGSIKMNIDTDMQWAFWEGILAYYKKNEGYLQTQLGNPEGADSPNKKYYDPRNWLRKGEENFVKRLELAFDMLNAVGRN